One region of Glutamicibacter sp. B1 genomic DNA includes:
- a CDS encoding pyridoxal phosphate-dependent aminotransferase: MQVSQRAKVAPFEVMQIVERVSQMRDAGHDVISLCVGEPGGGAPAAVNTLAAQLHTEGADLGYTATAGLPEIRQALADHYRDAYGVQIPAENFVMTTGSSGAFQLAFLAAFDAGDVVALARPGYPAYANILRALGLKVLDLPTTAETRFQPTIEHLEQAKKEHGRLDGLVIASPNNPTGTMFSAEELEQLAQWCESNGVRLISDEIYHGIEFDATRRGHTSWEFSRTSIVVSSFSKYWGMTGWRLGWMVVSEDLLPAVDALASNLALCAPAPAQRAAVAAFAAQSVEEANDRVAEFARTRELVLQRLDHLGIIQAAPADGAFYLYGRLANEVLEHFGSASEFCRAVLEQAHVALTPGGDFDPFEGHLYIRLSFAAGYERVAEALERVDAFLRRSLAGE; this comes from the coding sequence GTGCAGGTATCTCAACGCGCCAAGGTTGCACCATTCGAAGTGATGCAGATTGTCGAGCGAGTTTCGCAGATGCGCGATGCAGGCCATGACGTCATTTCCTTATGCGTGGGAGAACCCGGCGGGGGAGCGCCAGCAGCAGTCAACACTCTGGCGGCCCAACTGCACACGGAGGGCGCGGACCTCGGGTACACGGCGACCGCTGGTCTGCCTGAGATCCGTCAGGCGCTTGCCGATCATTATCGTGATGCCTATGGGGTGCAGATTCCTGCGGAAAACTTTGTCATGACTACCGGTTCCTCCGGCGCATTCCAGCTTGCGTTCCTCGCAGCCTTTGATGCCGGAGACGTGGTGGCGTTGGCCCGTCCTGGCTATCCCGCCTATGCCAATATCCTGCGTGCCCTCGGACTTAAAGTGCTGGACCTGCCCACCACGGCAGAAACGAGATTCCAACCAACCATTGAGCATCTGGAACAGGCCAAAAAAGAGCACGGGCGCCTCGACGGTCTGGTGATTGCTTCACCGAATAATCCCACCGGCACCATGTTTAGTGCCGAGGAATTAGAACAACTGGCCCAATGGTGCGAAAGCAACGGCGTTCGCTTGATTAGCGACGAGATCTACCACGGCATCGAATTCGATGCCACGCGACGTGGGCACACTTCATGGGAGTTCTCGCGCACGTCCATCGTGGTCTCTTCCTTCTCTAAATATTGGGGCATGACAGGGTGGCGTCTTGGTTGGATGGTCGTTTCCGAGGACCTGTTGCCTGCCGTAGACGCTCTGGCCTCAAACCTTGCCTTGTGTGCTCCTGCACCGGCGCAACGTGCAGCTGTGGCGGCTTTTGCAGCACAGAGTGTCGAAGAAGCGAATGACCGGGTGGCCGAGTTTGCCCGCACACGAGAACTGGTGTTGCAACGCCTGGATCATCTGGGAATCATTCAGGCTGCCCCAGCTGATGGAGCGTTTTATCTGTACGGCCGGTTGGCCAACGAGGTGCTGGAACATTTTGGTTCGGCTTCTGAATTCTGCCGAGCCGTGTTGGAGCAGGCTCATGTGGCATTGACTCCGGGCGGTGACTTCGATCCGTTTGAGGGCCATCTGTATATTCGGCTGTCTTTTGCCGCCGGTTACGAGCGTGTGGCTGAAGCCCTGGAGCGGGTGGATGCGTTTTTGCGCCGAAGCCTGGCAGGAGAGTAG
- a CDS encoding YkvI family membrane protein, with amino-acid sequence MSSQTSAQDLSTTGKSGRTRRVLTYAGAIIAFLIGSGFATGQEILQYFTSYGYAGVFGTGLLVLVLMGYVAVEFFVVGQAKKFEKPSRIFHYYSGKYLGTFFDYFSILFVFLSFTVMVAGAGAVFEEHYGMSKFVGGIGLAIVVGLSVWFGLKNLVDVIGKIGPLIVVVAISLGLLGILRNPSGIAEGQALLPTLDLTQASTNWFMSGLSYVGFCMLWLAAFLTALGKTARNRKEAVAGALTGSTVFSLACVIVGLGLLANITRVGGTEIPMLVLAKDISPVLAAGISVMILAGIYTTAVPLLWTVSSRFYSDKTKGFKYLTVILAILGTVIGLMLPFSQMVNLVYVINGYVGTLLLVLMLVKTVMRAVRRQPV; translated from the coding sequence GTGAGCAGTCAAACCTCAGCGCAAGATCTTTCGACCACAGGCAAGTCCGGCAGAACCCGGCGGGTCCTCACCTATGCTGGAGCGATCATTGCGTTCCTCATCGGTTCGGGATTCGCCACGGGCCAAGAAATTCTGCAGTACTTCACCTCCTATGGCTATGCAGGAGTCTTCGGAACCGGCCTCCTAGTTCTAGTGCTGATGGGCTACGTTGCAGTTGAGTTCTTTGTCGTGGGACAAGCCAAGAAATTTGAAAAGCCATCAAGGATTTTCCACTACTACAGCGGGAAATATTTGGGCACCTTCTTCGACTACTTCTCCATTCTGTTCGTCTTCTTGAGCTTCACCGTGATGGTTGCCGGTGCCGGAGCAGTTTTTGAAGAGCACTATGGAATGTCCAAATTTGTTGGTGGCATTGGACTGGCCATCGTGGTGGGGCTCAGCGTCTGGTTCGGCCTGAAAAACCTGGTGGATGTCATCGGCAAAATCGGCCCATTGATTGTGGTGGTGGCAATCAGCCTCGGACTATTAGGGATCCTGCGCAACCCAAGTGGAATCGCAGAAGGTCAAGCCTTGCTGCCGACACTAGATCTGACTCAAGCATCCACCAACTGGTTCATGTCGGGCCTGTCCTACGTAGGTTTCTGCATGTTGTGGTTGGCTGCCTTCTTGACCGCCTTGGGCAAAACGGCCCGCAACCGAAAAGAAGCAGTGGCTGGTGCTCTGACCGGTTCGACCGTCTTCTCACTTGCCTGCGTCATTGTTGGCTTGGGTCTGTTGGCCAACATTACTCGGGTGGGCGGAACTGAGATTCCAATGCTGGTCTTGGCTAAGGACATCAGCCCGGTCCTTGCGGCAGGTATCTCCGTGATGATTTTGGCCGGAATCTACACCACTGCCGTGCCACTGCTTTGGACCGTCTCTTCACGCTTCTACTCGGATAAGACCAAGGGCTTCAAATACCTCACCGTCATTCTGGCAATCCTGGGAACGGTCATTGGTTTGATGCTGCCGTTCTCTCAAATGGTCAACCTGGTCTACGTCATCAACGGCTATGTTGGAACGCTGTTGCTCGTGCTGATGCTGGTCAAGACCGTGATGCGGGCGGTGCGTCGACAGCCGGTGTAA
- the rlmN gene encoding 23S rRNA (adenine(2503)-C(2))-methyltransferase RlmN, producing MTSSDSTTLTAVERKALRTEQAAAQRAQQLRISKSRAEAEGRSQVIPTAEGWKQEMGADGRPELQFSTKRRVSQPPKHLADLTLAERQAELKALGLPAFRAKQLSTHYFQHYTTDPEKMSDLPKERRGELVQAMFPKLLTEVKRLETDDGKTIKFLWRLFDGSLVESVLMRYPNRITLCISSQCGCGMNCPFCATGQAGLTRNMSTAEILDQIVQANRVIAEGGLGGQKHPDERVGNIVFMGMGEPLANYKRVMNAVHRMVAEAPEGLGMSARGITVSTVGLVPAIRKLADENVPVTFALSLHAPDDELRDELIPVNSRWKVDEALDAAYDYYVKTGRRVSIEYALIKDMNDHEWRAEMLAKKLNARGRGWVHVNPIPLNPVPGSIWTRSESDITSKFVRRLDELGVPTTLRDTRGKEIDGACGQLAADGDK from the coding sequence ATGACTTCCAGCGATTCCACCACACTCACCGCCGTTGAGCGCAAGGCACTGCGTACCGAGCAGGCCGCTGCTCAGCGTGCCCAGCAGCTGCGCATTTCGAAATCTCGCGCCGAAGCCGAAGGCCGTTCGCAGGTAATCCCGACCGCCGAAGGTTGGAAGCAGGAGATGGGCGCCGATGGCCGCCCCGAACTGCAGTTCTCCACCAAGCGCCGCGTCTCGCAGCCACCTAAGCACCTTGCCGACCTCACCCTTGCTGAGCGTCAGGCAGAACTGAAGGCGCTAGGCCTTCCAGCATTCCGTGCCAAGCAGCTTTCAACCCACTACTTCCAGCACTACACCACCGACCCTGAGAAGATGAGCGATCTTCCCAAGGAGCGTCGTGGGGAACTAGTCCAGGCGATGTTCCCGAAGCTGCTCACCGAGGTGAAGCGTCTCGAGACCGATGATGGCAAGACCATCAAGTTCCTCTGGCGTCTATTCGACGGCTCGTTGGTCGAGTCTGTGCTGATGCGTTACCCCAACCGCATCACCCTGTGCATTTCTTCGCAGTGTGGTTGCGGTATGAACTGCCCATTCTGCGCCACCGGACAGGCAGGTTTGACCCGCAACATGTCCACCGCGGAGATCTTGGACCAGATCGTTCAGGCTAACCGCGTGATCGCCGAAGGTGGTCTGGGTGGTCAGAAGCATCCAGACGAGCGCGTAGGCAATATCGTGTTCATGGGTATGGGTGAGCCACTGGCTAACTACAAGCGCGTCATGAACGCCGTGCACCGCATGGTTGCCGAAGCCCCAGAAGGCTTGGGCATGAGCGCCCGCGGCATCACCGTTTCCACCGTCGGTCTGGTTCCTGCCATTCGCAAGCTGGCCGACGAGAATGTCCCGGTCACCTTCGCTTTGTCCCTTCACGCGCCTGATGACGAGCTACGTGATGAATTGATCCCAGTGAACTCACGCTGGAAGGTTGATGAAGCGCTGGATGCAGCCTACGACTACTACGTGAAGACCGGTCGTCGCGTATCCATCGAGTACGCACTGATCAAGGACATGAACGACCACGAGTGGCGTGCAGAAATGCTTGCCAAGAAGCTCAACGCCCGTGGTCGCGGCTGGGTCCATGTGAACCCGATTCCGCTGAACCCAGTGCCAGGTTCCATTTGGACCCGTAGCGAGTCGGATATTACCTCGAAGTTCGTTCGTCGCCTAGATGAGCTAGGGGTTCCGACCACGCTGCGCGATACCCGCGGCAAGGAGATCGACGGCGCCTGCGGTCAGCTGGCCGCCGACGGCGACAAATAA
- a CDS encoding GOLPH3/VPS74 family protein produces MLISEKLYLLMANKYQKPEAVMSAAGFGMNAAVLSDLMIAGRVTLNEDADSQLQLIGAGPCADPVLAAPLEKLEKRAATSLGAAVKIPSLCNVRLVTDSLAKQGIVEYGSRTMLGLGKERVHVLNDQIERQIRTDLSAEIQGERSARISDSAVLSILQAMGIAQQVLADELAPIGASQAQERLAQIAQESPAIDAAQRAVAKMNAIITNERVIPPASTGLKG; encoded by the coding sequence ATGCTGATCTCAGAAAAGCTCTACTTACTGATGGCCAACAAGTACCAAAAGCCTGAAGCAGTCATGTCAGCTGCCGGCTTTGGAATGAACGCTGCAGTTTTATCTGACTTGATGATTGCCGGCCGAGTGACCTTAAACGAAGACGCGGATTCTCAGCTTCAGCTCATTGGTGCCGGGCCCTGTGCTGATCCGGTATTGGCGGCCCCGCTAGAAAAGTTGGAGAAACGAGCGGCGACTTCTTTGGGCGCTGCGGTGAAGATACCGTCGTTATGCAATGTCCGTCTCGTCACCGACTCCTTAGCTAAACAAGGCATTGTCGAATATGGTTCGCGAACGATGCTCGGTCTTGGTAAGGAACGCGTTCACGTGCTCAATGATCAGATCGAACGTCAGATACGTACCGATCTTTCCGCTGAAATTCAGGGGGAGCGCAGCGCACGCATCAGTGATTCTGCGGTGCTCTCGATACTGCAGGCCATGGGAATTGCGCAGCAGGTATTGGCCGACGAGCTCGCACCGATCGGTGCGAGCCAGGCACAAGAACGTCTTGCACAAATTGCTCAGGAGTCCCCAGCAATCGATGCTGCTCAGCGCGCCGTGGCAAAGATGAATGCCATCATTACCAACGAGCGGGTCATTCCACCGGCCTCCACCGGTCTCAAGGGCTAG
- a CDS encoding sulfite exporter TauE/SafE family protein produces the protein MEQGVQLAAVISLAAAVFVGASTQRISGMGFALVASPFLVMVLGPHEGITLVNLLGACSSLLIFLQVFRDVEYKKVALILIPAMLMTLPGAWVAARVDGPWLSIGISAMVILALVSSFLIRNLPAAQGKGLAIGAGAVSGFMSVTAGVSGPAIAGYAVASRWPQAKFAVSVQLYFLVLSSTSLLAKGGLPHLQLSQWVACFAAMLVGILLGNFLAPKIPAKYSRAFVVLIAFAGALSLMVEGITALAGR, from the coding sequence GTGGAGCAGGGCGTGCAACTAGCGGCGGTGATTTCGCTGGCGGCAGCGGTATTTGTCGGAGCATCCACACAACGCATTTCCGGAATGGGTTTTGCGCTGGTCGCCTCACCGTTCTTGGTCATGGTGCTCGGGCCGCACGAAGGAATCACCCTAGTCAACCTCCTCGGAGCGTGCAGTAGCCTACTGATTTTCCTGCAGGTCTTTCGGGATGTGGAATACAAAAAAGTAGCACTGATCCTGATTCCCGCCATGCTGATGACTCTTCCAGGAGCATGGGTGGCAGCACGAGTGGACGGTCCTTGGCTCTCCATTGGTATCTCCGCCATGGTGATCCTGGCGCTGGTCTCCAGCTTCCTGATCCGAAACCTTCCGGCGGCCCAAGGCAAAGGACTAGCCATAGGTGCCGGAGCGGTCTCCGGATTTATGTCGGTGACCGCCGGAGTCTCCGGACCAGCCATCGCCGGATACGCCGTAGCCAGTCGTTGGCCCCAAGCGAAGTTCGCGGTCTCCGTGCAACTGTATTTCCTCGTACTATCCAGTACCTCGCTGCTAGCCAAGGGCGGCTTGCCACACCTGCAGCTCAGCCAATGGGTCGCCTGCTTCGCAGCGATGCTAGTCGGTATTCTCCTCGGCAATTTTCTGGCACCAAAAATCCCAGCTAAGTACAGCAGGGCCTTTGTGGTGCTAATTGCCTTTGCCGGAGCCCTAAGCCTGATGGTCGAAGGCATCACCGCGCTCGCCGGCCGCTAA
- a CDS encoding agmatine deiminase family protein, producing the protein MSKFFMPAETEAHERIFMAFPTSGYTLGDTEEEAEAARNTWSQVAKAIATFTPVTMVVDPSAHADARRHLGDAVDYLIHELDDAWMRDIGPTFVRTAENTLAAVNWNFNGWGAQSWASWEKDQLIAGHLVQYTAVPEIRANITNEGGGIHVDGEGTILATRSVQLDPERNPGATATQIEEEFSRVLGTSKVIWLDRGLTRDNEEFGTRGHVDIVACFAAPGVVLYHDQQNPEHPDFLISQEVRERLEESTDAKGRKLKLIAVPAPQVLRDEEGWVDYSYINHLVTNGGVIACAFDDPNDEQAARILAEAYLGREVISVDARELFARGGGIHCITQQLPRR; encoded by the coding sequence ATGTCTAAGTTCTTTATGCCTGCAGAGACCGAAGCCCACGAACGCATCTTCATGGCCTTTCCTACCAGCGGCTACACCCTAGGGGATACCGAAGAAGAAGCCGAAGCTGCCAGAAACACCTGGAGCCAAGTGGCCAAAGCCATCGCCACCTTCACCCCGGTCACCATGGTGGTCGACCCATCGGCCCATGCTGATGCCCGCCGGCATCTCGGTGACGCGGTGGACTACTTGATCCATGAACTCGACGACGCATGGATGCGCGATATCGGACCCACCTTCGTGCGCACCGCAGAAAATACCCTGGCCGCCGTGAACTGGAACTTCAACGGATGGGGTGCTCAAAGCTGGGCCAGCTGGGAGAAAGACCAGCTCATTGCAGGCCACCTTGTGCAGTACACGGCAGTGCCAGAAATCCGCGCCAACATCACCAACGAAGGCGGGGGAATCCACGTCGACGGTGAAGGTACCATCCTGGCCACCCGAAGTGTGCAGCTGGATCCAGAGCGCAACCCGGGCGCCACCGCAACACAGATTGAGGAAGAATTCTCCCGAGTACTGGGCACCAGCAAGGTCATCTGGTTAGACCGCGGATTGACTCGTGACAATGAAGAATTTGGCACCCGCGGACACGTGGATATTGTGGCTTGTTTTGCTGCTCCCGGCGTAGTGCTCTATCACGATCAACAGAACCCAGAACATCCGGACTTCCTGATCTCCCAAGAAGTCAGAGAACGCCTCGAAGAATCCACCGATGCGAAAGGTAGAAAACTCAAGCTCATTGCCGTACCGGCACCGCAGGTACTGCGCGACGAGGAAGGTTGGGTGGACTATTCCTACATCAACCATCTAGTCACCAATGGCGGGGTGATCGCCTGCGCTTTTGATGACCCCAACGATGAGCAGGCAGCACGGATCCTTGCCGAGGCCTATCTTGGCCGCGAAGTGATCAGCGTTGATGCCCGCGAACTCTTCGCCCGCGGTGGCGGTATCCACTGCATTACCCAGCAATTGCCACGCCGCTAG
- a CDS encoding nitrilase-related carbon-nitrogen hydrolase has protein sequence MQEILALNPPVSPARVDDAERGTLTVALVQHRWHEDPAATEAKLEEGIKSAAKHGAKIVFLPELTLSKYPAFEIPEATEADATAEDLMTGKTFSFAKKMAEKYDIHVHISLFRKAPAQDRLGLNTAIIVSPSGQLVAATNKLHIPRTAGYYEDKYFREGPNEDPYPVHRVAELGDIAMGLPTCWDEWFSEPPRIYSLAGADLLAYPTAIGSEPDHPDFDTEPLWRQTIIGNGIANGLFMVVPNRWGDEGALTFYGSSFISDPYGRILARAPRDESAVLVATLDLDARRDWLTLFPFLRTRRPETYGVMGEARNDSGLGERSTSNV, from the coding sequence ATGCAAGAAATACTGGCCCTCAATCCACCGGTCTCCCCGGCACGCGTCGACGATGCCGAACGTGGCACGCTCACCGTAGCTCTGGTCCAGCATCGCTGGCATGAAGACCCGGCAGCAACTGAAGCCAAACTAGAAGAAGGCATCAAGTCTGCAGCCAAGCACGGCGCCAAAATTGTCTTCCTGCCAGAACTCACGCTGAGCAAATACCCGGCCTTCGAAATCCCTGAGGCGACAGAAGCTGATGCCACCGCCGAAGACCTGATGACGGGCAAGACCTTCAGCTTTGCCAAGAAAATGGCCGAGAAATACGACATTCACGTACACATCTCGCTGTTCCGCAAAGCCCCTGCGCAGGACCGGCTCGGGCTTAATACCGCGATCATCGTTTCGCCCAGCGGTCAGCTGGTAGCCGCTACCAACAAACTGCATATTCCGCGCACCGCGGGCTACTACGAGGACAAGTACTTCCGTGAAGGACCCAACGAAGATCCATACCCGGTACACCGTGTAGCAGAACTGGGCGATATTGCCATGGGCCTACCGACCTGCTGGGACGAATGGTTCAGCGAACCACCGCGCATCTACTCGCTGGCCGGAGCCGACCTCTTGGCCTACCCCACGGCCATCGGCTCTGAGCCGGACCATCCCGACTTTGATACCGAACCCCTTTGGCGCCAAACCATCATCGGCAATGGTATCGCCAATGGCCTATTCATGGTGGTCCCCAACCGCTGGGGCGACGAAGGAGCGCTCACCTTCTACGGTTCCTCCTTCATCTCCGACCCCTACGGTCGCATCCTCGCACGTGCCCCACGCGATGAATCCGCGGTACTGGTAGCCACACTGGACTTGGACGCACGCCGTGACTGGCTCACCCTCTTCCCGTTCCTGCGTACCCGCAGGCCAGAAACCTACGGTGTCATGGGCGAAGCCCGCAACGATTCCGGCCTAGGTGAACGGAGCACCAGCAATGTCTAA
- a CDS encoding TetR/AcrR family transcriptional regulator has protein sequence MARPSKPKLSTTSIADAALKLVDAHGEFTLPLLAKELSVSASSLYNHVQGKAEIIELMRGRAMAQIQLPNLQQVTWQEAVEAIATEYWTSYSEHPRLIPLLTSHTVRDSTTLRVYDALAEAFALAGFDPKRRLQAITIIDSFVLGSALDAAAPEVVWESGPESSHYFKEALEADLADSNRSRVTFELGLSMLLESLAQQSSAGTFKAGK, from the coding sequence ATGGCCAGGCCTTCCAAGCCCAAGCTCAGCACCACTTCAATTGCTGATGCTGCACTCAAACTCGTGGACGCGCATGGAGAGTTCACCCTCCCGCTTCTAGCTAAAGAGCTCTCAGTATCCGCATCATCGCTCTACAACCATGTTCAGGGCAAGGCAGAAATTATCGAGCTGATGCGCGGGCGAGCCATGGCGCAGATTCAGCTTCCAAACTTGCAGCAGGTCACGTGGCAAGAAGCTGTCGAAGCCATTGCCACCGAATACTGGACGTCCTATTCCGAGCACCCACGGCTTATCCCCCTACTTACCAGCCACACGGTCAGAGATAGCACCACATTGCGTGTCTACGATGCCCTGGCCGAGGCTTTCGCACTGGCAGGCTTTGATCCCAAGCGTCGCCTCCAAGCCATCACCATCATCGATTCTTTCGTCCTCGGTTCTGCCTTAGACGCAGCTGCACCAGAAGTTGTATGGGAGTCCGGACCAGAATCTTCGCACTATTTCAAGGAAGCATTAGAAGCCGATTTAGCCGATAGCAACCGATCCCGTGTGACCTTTGAGCTAGGACTTTCCATGCTGTTGGAGTCTCTTGCACAGCAGAGTTCCGCAGGCACTTTCAAGGCAGGAAAATAG
- a CDS encoding signal peptidase I, whose amino-acid sequence MGSQRTGHESKSSLGPLQRFLLNFGAGLGSLCLLLAVLAMVIGIKPLVFVSGSMGPGIPVGALGLSVPASVEEVNVGDVVSVVNSQGERITHRVVEKAPEGLVLKGDANPVPDIETYSVEQMDHLFLSVPGLGYVVTWLSQPWAYTLGILLCGYLLYIAFWRKGSKPDDSNEELHGSQSAEPGEQDSHSRTAGRKKLGNLSRTIGGLTVVVLLGALVLQVPKSETTHAAFTGSATASAAVQANIVQPATGSLACTESRVLLLTTATVSWPAQQLPSGARLAVRTKVDSSTYRYTSLASGATSTDYGPRLNLIGLITEGGAQTMEVKLLVVYTTDNKDVTESGSNIGWVSPVADSPTRTIVYHPGLLLARDFTCS is encoded by the coding sequence ATGGGTAGTCAACGAACTGGACACGAGAGCAAATCATCGCTCGGGCCGCTCCAGCGATTCTTGTTGAACTTCGGTGCCGGACTTGGAAGTCTTTGCTTGCTCCTAGCGGTGCTGGCGATGGTCATTGGCATAAAGCCTTTGGTATTTGTTTCGGGATCTATGGGACCGGGAATACCTGTGGGGGCCTTGGGCTTGTCTGTGCCTGCCTCGGTTGAGGAAGTTAACGTTGGCGATGTGGTGTCGGTGGTCAATTCTCAGGGGGAACGCATTACCCATCGAGTTGTTGAAAAGGCTCCCGAAGGGCTGGTTCTCAAAGGCGATGCCAACCCTGTTCCCGACATAGAAACCTACAGCGTCGAACAGATGGATCACCTGTTCTTGAGTGTCCCTGGTCTTGGCTATGTTGTCACGTGGCTGAGCCAACCATGGGCTTATACCCTTGGCATTCTGCTATGTGGGTACCTTTTGTATATTGCGTTTTGGCGAAAAGGTTCCAAACCAGATGATTCAAATGAAGAACTGCACGGATCCCAATCTGCGGAGCCCGGTGAACAAGATTCGCATAGCAGGACAGCGGGGCGAAAGAAACTAGGGAATCTTTCCCGAACCATCGGCGGATTGACCGTGGTGGTGTTGCTGGGTGCACTGGTCTTGCAGGTGCCGAAAAGCGAAACTACTCATGCAGCGTTTACCGGTTCAGCCACCGCGTCTGCTGCGGTGCAGGCAAATATAGTGCAACCGGCTACGGGTTCCTTGGCCTGTACAGAGTCTCGAGTGTTACTACTGACTACAGCTACCGTGTCATGGCCTGCGCAGCAACTCCCTTCGGGAGCACGCTTGGCAGTAAGGACCAAGGTCGACTCATCTACTTATAGGTATACGAGTTTGGCTTCCGGGGCAACCTCTACAGATTATGGGCCAAGACTCAATCTGATAGGGCTCATCACGGAGGGTGGGGCGCAGACTATGGAGGTTAAGCTTCTGGTGGTTTACACCACCGATAACAAAGACGTCACTGAAAGCGGCAGCAACATTGGATGGGTCTCGCCGGTGGCGGACTCTCCGACTCGCACCATCGTTTACCACCCCGGGCTGCTGCTCGCGAGAGACTTCACCTGCTCTTAG
- a CDS encoding signal peptidase I gives MSVQERIRGGERPQKTGIFWWSGQIISWLVLFIVLALIALMIVIPKLGGATAYTVLTGSMRPNFPPGTLVVVKPLDPKELHIGDVATYQLKSGEPEVVTHRVVSMGTNLSGEQRIIFQGDANNTVDDPVRSEQIRGKLWYSLPLLGYVNSALSMQQRTWLTWVVAGGLIVYSLVMFIGAWRERQGKQR, from the coding sequence ATGAGCGTTCAAGAGCGAATCCGCGGTGGTGAACGGCCACAAAAGACAGGAATCTTTTGGTGGAGCGGCCAGATCATTTCGTGGCTCGTGCTCTTTATTGTGCTCGCTCTTATTGCACTCATGATTGTGATTCCAAAACTTGGGGGAGCCACCGCCTATACGGTGCTCACCGGTTCCATGCGCCCGAATTTTCCTCCCGGCACCTTGGTAGTTGTGAAGCCACTGGATCCGAAAGAACTTCACATTGGTGATGTGGCGACGTACCAACTGAAATCTGGTGAGCCAGAAGTCGTCACGCATCGGGTCGTCTCCATGGGAACAAACCTGAGCGGTGAACAGCGGATCATCTTCCAGGGCGATGCCAATAACACCGTGGATGATCCAGTGCGCAGCGAACAAATTCGGGGAAAGCTTTGGTACTCACTCCCGCTCTTGGGTTACGTCAACAGCGCCTTATCTATGCAACAACGAACCTGGCTGACCTGGGTCGTGGCTGGCGGTTTGATCGTGTACTCCCTGGTGATGTTCATTGGGGCATGGCGAGAGAGGCAGGGTAAGCAACGATGA
- a CDS encoding alternate-type signal peptide domain-containing protein, whose product MKKVTKATIAAVAAGALLLGGAGTIARWQATQTIDAGTIESGHLNLTTTGTGEWQDISNPDAPEPFDPTTQQLVPGDVVTFSQTATIDAEGKNIAGVLSVDQEATDLKGLADYVTVDLKVDASAPGITEETDGTLSFAEPGTYAVPFLITVTFDEGAVGDTPPSTYDQVVDLQALTLTLDQVRS is encoded by the coding sequence ATGAAAAAAGTAACCAAGGCAACCATCGCCGCCGTTGCAGCTGGAGCTCTGCTACTCGGTGGTGCGGGAACGATTGCACGTTGGCAAGCAACTCAGACCATTGACGCAGGTACCATCGAATCAGGCCATCTGAACTTGACGACCACCGGAACCGGCGAATGGCAGGACATCAGCAACCCGGATGCACCGGAGCCATTCGATCCAACGACCCAGCAACTTGTTCCTGGCGATGTCGTGACTTTCAGCCAGACCGCCACCATTGATGCTGAAGGAAAGAACATTGCCGGCGTGCTCAGCGTTGATCAGGAAGCTACTGATTTGAAGGGCCTTGCAGACTACGTCACCGTTGACCTCAAGGTAGATGCATCGGCGCCGGGAATCACCGAAGAAACTGATGGAACCCTGAGCTTCGCTGAACCAGGTACTTATGCTGTTCCGTTCCTCATCACCGTCACCTTCGACGAGGGTGCGGTGGGAGACACACCACCATCGACCTATGACCAAGTGGTAGACCTTCAGGCCCTGACACTGACCTTGGATCAGGTCCGTTCGTAA